The proteins below are encoded in one region of Thiohalorhabdus sp. Cl-TMA:
- a CDS encoding FecR domain-containing protein gives MRLVLLLSLLVLHCPGTVLAEDTGRVATIVGIQGTVEVLPAQGFRREPARKGMHLEPGDAVLTGGQGSAVVRFPDDSRVALDGSTRLTLNGPDQWHQEGGKAYYRVESRSHEGRTVRTDYSVIGVKGTEFLVGDESETRAVALQEGDVEIRAPEGRFELYQSKRRSEFESFMKERREEFARYREKVRREFQEYTRSFRLRTGGMATFEGNQATKAPISEALAEDIQRLRGML, from the coding sequence ATGCGGCTGGTCCTGCTCCTGAGCCTGCTCGTACTCCACTGCCCCGGTACCGTGCTGGCGGAAGATACCGGCCGGGTCGCAACCATAGTCGGGATCCAGGGCACCGTCGAGGTGCTGCCCGCCCAGGGCTTCCGGCGGGAGCCGGCCAGAAAGGGCATGCATCTGGAGCCCGGGGATGCCGTCCTTACCGGCGGGCAAGGCTCGGCGGTGGTCCGGTTCCCGGACGACTCCCGGGTGGCCCTCGACGGCAGCACACGGCTTACGCTGAACGGCCCCGACCAGTGGCACCAGGAGGGGGGTAAGGCCTACTACCGGGTGGAATCCCGGAGCCACGAGGGGCGCACCGTGCGCACCGACTATTCGGTCATCGGGGTCAAGGGCACGGAATTCCTGGTGGGGGACGAGTCGGAGACCCGCGCAGTGGCCCTCCAGGAGGGGGACGTGGAGATCCGCGCCCCGGAGGGGCGCTTCGAGCTTTACCAGAGCAAGCGGCGCTCTGAGTTCGAGTCCTTCATGAAGGAACGCCGTGAGGAGTTCGCGCGGTACCGTGAAAAGGTGCGGCGGGAATTCCAGGAATATACCCGCTCCTTCCGGCTCCGTACCGGCGGGATGGCCACCTTCGAGGGGAATCAGGCCACCAAGGCGCCCATCTCCGAGGCGCTGGCCGAAGACATCCAGCGGCTGCGCGGGATGCTATGA